A single genomic interval of Lentimicrobium saccharophilum harbors:
- a CDS encoding MBOAT family O-acyltransferase — MLFNSIGYLIFLPLTVAAYYALPGKWRWILLLAASYLFYAMWKVEYVLLLMAATAVSYYAALGMEAHTVKKRKKPWLWTALTVNLGMLFIFKYLGFFTGLISGLSDLTGLPGQIPYYAILLPVGISFYTFQTLGYVIDVYRGVTKPEKHAGIFALYVTFFPQLVAGPIERARNLMPQFRQEHAFDPAAFASGLRLILWGLFKKIVIADRIAMLVQPVYGQPEYFHGIQIAIALPLLIIQVYADFSGYTDIAIGSARLMGFRLSRNFNRTFSARSVADFWNRWHITLTTWLRDYVYFSLPSRFRGKTAAWRLNLNLIITFTLVGFWHGAQWNFLIFGLIHGIYMALAIISKPMMEKFNRFSGLAAAPALLKALNQASTFLLVSATGFFFGQHSFSSTLTLIGNIADFSNTGIALRQMLQNNDFTLSLILIVFMLRFEALAGRPGWKEHFMQRPLPVRLAAYLAVLFFLLIFGIFTRQEFFYFQF, encoded by the coding sequence ATGTTGTTCAATTCCATCGGATACCTGATATTTCTTCCGCTCACCGTAGCGGCGTATTATGCGCTTCCGGGAAAATGGCGCTGGATATTACTGCTGGCGGCAAGCTACCTGTTTTACGCCATGTGGAAGGTAGAGTATGTGCTGCTGCTGATGGCCGCCACCGCCGTTTCGTATTATGCAGCCCTGGGCATGGAAGCCCACACCGTTAAAAAGCGGAAGAAGCCCTGGCTATGGACTGCCCTGACCGTCAACCTGGGCATGCTGTTCATATTCAAATATCTGGGCTTCTTCACCGGACTGATTTCCGGATTGTCGGATCTGACGGGGCTTCCCGGACAAATTCCGTATTATGCCATTTTGCTCCCTGTCGGGATTTCATTCTACACATTTCAAACGCTGGGATATGTCATCGACGTATACAGGGGAGTTACAAAACCAGAAAAACACGCCGGAATTTTTGCCCTGTATGTCACCTTCTTTCCTCAGCTGGTAGCCGGCCCCATCGAAAGGGCGCGCAACCTGATGCCGCAGTTCCGGCAGGAACACGCCTTCGATCCGGCTGCTTTCGCTTCAGGACTTCGGCTGATCCTTTGGGGGTTGTTCAAGAAAATCGTGATAGCCGACCGCATTGCCATGCTGGTACAGCCGGTATACGGACAACCTGAATACTTTCACGGTATACAGATCGCCATCGCACTCCCCCTGCTGATTATCCAGGTATATGCCGACTTTTCAGGTTACACCGATATTGCCATTGGTTCCGCCCGGCTGATGGGTTTCAGGCTGAGCCGGAACTTCAACCGGACTTTCTCAGCCCGGTCGGTGGCTGATTTCTGGAACCGCTGGCACATTACCCTCACCACCTGGCTCAGGGATTACGTCTACTTCTCGCTGCCCTCCAGATTCAGGGGCAAAACAGCTGCCTGGCGCCTTAACCTGAACCTGATCATCACATTCACCCTGGTGGGCTTCTGGCATGGCGCCCAATGGAACTTCCTGATTTTCGGATTAATACATGGCATCTATATGGCCCTTGCCATTATCAGCAAGCCCATGATGGAAAAGTTTAACCGCTTCAGCGGGCTGGCTGCCGCCCCCGCGCTGCTCAAAGCACTGAACCAGGCGTCAACTTTTCTGCTGGTCAGTGCCACAGGCTTTTTCTTCGGACAGCACAGTTTCTCCTCCACCCTCACCCTGATCGGAAATATCGCCGACTTCAGCAATACCGGCATTGCCCTGAGGCAAATGTTGCAAAACAACGACTTTACCCTCAGCCTGATCCTGATTGTGTTTATGCTGCGCTTTGAGGCGCTGGCCGGCCGGCCGGGATGGAAGGAGCATTTTATGCAACGGCCGCTGCCCGTGAGGCTTGCTGCATATCTGGCCGTTTTGTTCTTTCTGCTTATTTTCGGGATTTTTACACGCCAGGAATTCTTTTATTTCCAGTTTTAA
- a CDS encoding DUF2147 domain-containing protein has protein sequence MKFKILTLALMFVTSATFAQTQPEKQSTKESETAKPSVVVKQMKPAGTAAKETKAQTTKEVAPKPAPQVTPANQKGVPQKQVQGKVAPADKKAAPQKQATKEVAPAGNPKSVAPQKATPANQKVAPQKQSSKETAPIKPKSVAPVKASDEKKSPVTTPKDITGYWLTANKASIIHFTKTGDVYNGKIVWLRQPNDKSGKPVRDVNNPNKAKRNNPVLGTQMVYNLKYNAAKKIYEGGKAYQPQTGRTFDCKAKVTGNGNVLEVTGIAGLSMISKTLTWSRTNGIPGKGSLK, from the coding sequence ATGAAATTCAAAATTTTGACGCTTGCTCTCATGTTTGTGACTTCGGCAACTTTTGCCCAGACACAACCGGAAAAGCAGTCGACCAAAGAATCTGAAACAGCAAAACCTTCGGTAGTTGTAAAGCAAATGAAGCCCGCAGGTACTGCTGCGAAGGAGACGAAAGCGCAAACCACAAAAGAGGTGGCTCCCAAGCCTGCACCCCAGGTAACGCCGGCAAATCAGAAGGGTGTGCCACAGAAACAGGTTCAGGGTAAGGTTGCTCCGGCCGATAAAAAAGCCGCTCCTCAGAAACAAGCCACCAAAGAAGTTGCCCCGGCCGGGAACCCCAAATCCGTGGCTCCCCAGAAAGCAACACCGGCAAATCAAAAAGTTGCACCGCAAAAGCAGTCATCCAAAGAAACAGCACCTATTAAGCCCAAATCAGTTGCTCCCGTAAAGGCTTCGGACGAAAAGAAATCACCGGTGACCACGCCCAAGGACATTACCGGGTACTGGCTTACTGCCAACAAAGCGTCTATCATTCATTTTACCAAAACAGGGGATGTGTATAATGGTAAAATCGTATGGCTGCGCCAGCCCAACGACAAATCGGGCAAACCGGTAAGAGACGTGAATAACCCGAACAAGGCCAAAAGGAACAACCCTGTGCTTGGCACCCAGATGGTTTATAACCTGAAATACAATGCTGCCAAAAAGATTTATGAAGGTGGAAAGGCTTACCAGCCGCAAACCGGTCGCACATTCGACTGCAAAGCCAAAGTTACTGGCAATGGAAACGTGCTGGAGGTTACCGGTATCGCTGGTTTGTCGATGATCAGCAAAACCCTTACCTGGTCACGGACCAACGGCATCCCGGGCAAAGGAAGCCTGAAATAA
- the rffA gene encoding dTDP-4-amino-4,6-dideoxygalactose transaminase: MKIPFNKPHFTGREAFHLSEAAILGHLAGNGHYTQLCQGFFEERYGFRKALLTTSCTDALELAALVLGIAPGDEVIMPSYTFVSTANAFALRGAKIVFADSNPLNPNIDAGSLAGLITEKTRAIVVVHYGGIACDMQTIMELAAMHRLFVVEDAAQCVDAFCNDTPLGSFGHLAAFSFHETKNITSGEGGMLVVNDASLIERAEIVREKGTNRAAFSRGEVEKYEWVSLGSSFLPNELTAAFLYGQLEHLDIIQQNRMESWQRYRNLLSPLENKGYIGLPYVPDYAAHNAHLFYITANSQAERDQLLNHLAGQGIHAVFHYLSLHSSPYFSNKHDGRELPDAVRYASTLIRLPLFFGLNEDETGYIAACIKSFFER; the protein is encoded by the coding sequence ATGAAAATTCCTTTCAACAAGCCTCATTTCACCGGCAGGGAAGCGTTTCATCTTTCCGAAGCGGCCATCCTCGGCCACCTGGCCGGCAACGGGCACTACACACAATTATGCCAGGGATTTTTCGAAGAGCGGTATGGTTTTCGCAAGGCCCTGCTTACCACCAGCTGTACAGATGCACTTGAACTGGCTGCCCTGGTGCTCGGTATCGCTCCGGGAGACGAGGTAATCATGCCTTCCTATACGTTTGTCTCCACGGCCAATGCCTTCGCGCTGAGGGGCGCAAAAATCGTGTTTGCCGACAGCAACCCGCTAAACCCCAATATTGATGCCGGCTCCCTTGCCGGTCTGATCACTGAAAAAACCCGTGCCATCGTGGTGGTGCATTACGGAGGTATCGCCTGCGATATGCAGACCATCATGGAACTTGCCGCGATGCACCGGCTTTTTGTTGTTGAAGATGCTGCCCAGTGCGTGGATGCATTCTGCAATGACACTCCCCTGGGATCGTTCGGGCACCTGGCTGCTTTTTCGTTTCACGAAACGAAAAACATCACCTCAGGAGAAGGTGGCATGCTGGTAGTGAACGATGCTTCGCTTATAGAACGGGCCGAAATTGTACGCGAAAAAGGAACCAACCGTGCTGCCTTTTCCCGTGGGGAAGTAGAGAAATACGAATGGGTAAGCCTTGGCAGTTCATTCCTGCCCAACGAACTTACAGCGGCCTTTCTTTACGGCCAGCTCGAACACCTCGACATCATCCAGCAAAACCGGATGGAGAGCTGGCAACGCTACCGGAATTTGCTCAGCCCGCTTGAAAATAAAGGGTATATCGGCCTGCCTTACGTGCCTGATTATGCCGCACACAACGCCCATCTGTTTTACATCACTGCCAATTCACAGGCAGAAAGGGATCAATTGCTGAACCACCTGGCCGGGCAGGGTATTCATGCTGTCTTTCATTACCTGAGCCTTCATTCTTCGCCCTATTTCAGCAATAAGCACGACGGCCGTGAACTGCCCGATGCAGTGCGCTATGCATCCACACTGATCCGGCTACCTCTGTTCTTCGGACTGAACGAAGACGAAACCGGTTATATCGCTGCCTGCATTAAATCATTTTTCGAGAGATGA
- a CDS encoding PH domain-containing protein, whose translation MNATFFFRSKRSVWYTLATLFTIGIFILLLLQKPWFIGLLMLPLIVFMVSIYFRTHYRIHPVNGLTVTCGLFYKKTFDLMSLQSIRPTSNPLSSPALSLKRLELRFRNRETIMISPVKQEEFIELLKSINPEIELKKR comes from the coding sequence ATGAACGCCACCTTTTTCTTCCGTTCGAAACGTTCGGTTTGGTACACGCTGGCAACCCTCTTTACCATAGGGATTTTTATCCTGCTGCTGTTGCAGAAACCGTGGTTTATCGGACTGCTGATGCTGCCACTGATCGTCTTTATGGTTTCGATCTATTTCCGGACCCATTACCGCATTCATCCGGTAAACGGACTTACCGTTACCTGCGGACTCTTTTACAAAAAAACATTTGACCTGATGAGCCTGCAAAGCATACGGCCGACAAGTAATCCGCTGTCATCGCCGGCCCTTTCGCTGAAACGGCTGGAACTGCGCTTTCGGAACAGGGAAACCATAATGATATCCCCGGTAAAACAAGAAGAATTTATTGAGTTGCTTAAGTCAATCAATCCGGAAATAGAGTTGAAAAAACGGTAA
- a CDS encoding SUF system Fe-S cluster assembly protein: MMDHEKTLDLGNQIIDKLKTVYDPEIPVNIYDLGLIYNISIDEQSVAHITMTLTAPNCPVAETLPVEVEEIVMTIDGIEGCKVEITFDPPWTKDMMSEEALLDLGFL; the protein is encoded by the coding sequence ATGATGGATCACGAAAAAACCCTGGATCTTGGCAATCAGATCATCGATAAACTTAAAACAGTTTACGATCCCGAGATTCCGGTGAATATCTACGATCTGGGACTGATTTATAACATCAGCATTGACGAACAATCGGTGGCGCACATCACCATGACCCTCACCGCACCCAACTGCCCGGTGGCTGAAACCCTCCCCGTGGAGGTGGAAGAAATCGTGATGACCATTGACGGGATTGAAGGCTGCAAGGTGGAAATTACTTTTGATCCTCCCTGGACAAAAGACATGATGAGCGAAGAGGCGTTGCTGGATCTGGGGTTTTTGTAG
- a CDS encoding SufE family protein codes for MKIEETTSAIVSEFENFDDWMDKYNYLIELGKSLPLIDEKYKVEANLIQGCQSRVWLHAEFDGNLIHFTADSDAVITKGIANLLIRSFSGQTPQDILDSSTDFLNDIGLTEHLSPTRSNGMLSMIKQIKMYALAFKTKASMGN; via the coding sequence ATGAAAATAGAAGAAACCACCAGTGCGATTGTGAGCGAGTTTGAAAACTTTGACGACTGGATGGATAAATACAACTACCTGATTGAACTTGGGAAATCGCTTCCACTGATTGATGAAAAATATAAAGTTGAAGCGAACCTGATCCAGGGTTGCCAGTCGAGGGTGTGGCTGCATGCCGAGTTCGACGGAAACCTGATTCATTTTACTGCCGACAGCGATGCGGTAATTACAAAAGGCATTGCCAACCTGCTGATCAGGTCATTTTCAGGGCAAACGCCTCAGGATATCCTCGATTCTTCCACCGACTTTCTTAATGATATCGGGCTTACCGAGCACCTTTCGCCCACCCGGTCAAACGGAATGCTGTCGATGATCAAACAGATCAAAATGTATGCATTGGCGTTTAAAACCAAGGCATCCATGGGAAATTGA
- a CDS encoding aminotransferase class V-fold PLP-dependent enzyme, translating to MDPEKIRVDFPILGRKVHNKPLVYFDNAATTQKPQVVIDALVNYYTGLNSNVHRGVHYLSQQATVAFEEVREKIQHFVNARFSHEIIYTRGCTESINLVAASWGRANIGQGDEILISGMEHHSNIVPWQMLCEEKGAALKVCPLHPDGSLDMQAYADMLGEKTRMVAITHISNTLGTVNPVKEITRMAHEKGITVLIDGAQALSHMKVDVQDIGCDFYAFSAHKVYGPMGIGGLYGREEVLNAMPPYQGGGEMIKNVTFEKTLYNELPFKFEAGTPNVGDVIGFGAAIDYISGIGLDQIGAWEHELLAYATEKLSADPLVRIIGTAPGKASLISFLINGIHPYDAGTIIDHMGIAVRTGTHCTQPLMDSLGISGTIRASFAFYNTKQEIDRLMEAIDKVKEFFL from the coding sequence ATTGATCCTGAAAAAATCAGGGTTGATTTCCCCATTCTGGGCCGTAAAGTTCACAATAAACCGCTGGTCTATTTCGATAATGCCGCCACTACCCAGAAGCCACAGGTAGTGATTGATGCCCTGGTTAATTATTATACCGGGCTGAATTCGAATGTCCATCGGGGGGTACATTACCTCAGCCAGCAGGCTACGGTGGCTTTCGAAGAGGTGCGTGAGAAGATTCAGCATTTCGTTAATGCCAGGTTCAGTCATGAAATCATTTATACGCGGGGTTGTACCGAATCCATCAACCTGGTGGCTGCTTCATGGGGACGGGCCAACATCGGGCAGGGAGATGAGATCCTGATTTCGGGCATGGAACACCATTCCAACATCGTTCCCTGGCAGATGCTTTGCGAAGAAAAAGGGGCTGCACTGAAGGTTTGTCCCCTGCATCCTGACGGAAGTCTGGACATGCAGGCTTATGCTGACATGCTCGGTGAAAAGACCCGAATGGTTGCCATCACCCATATTTCCAATACGCTGGGCACCGTTAATCCCGTGAAGGAGATTACCCGCATGGCGCACGAAAAGGGCATCACTGTGCTGATTGACGGAGCTCAGGCGCTATCGCACATGAAGGTGGACGTTCAGGACATCGGCTGTGATTTTTACGCTTTTTCGGCGCATAAGGTTTACGGGCCTATGGGCATCGGAGGCCTTTACGGGCGGGAAGAGGTGCTGAATGCCATGCCACCGTACCAGGGCGGAGGCGAGATGATCAAAAACGTGACCTTTGAAAAAACCCTTTACAATGAGCTCCCCTTCAAATTTGAAGCCGGTACCCCCAATGTAGGTGATGTGATAGGATTTGGCGCTGCCATTGATTATATCAGCGGCATAGGGCTTGACCAGATCGGAGCCTGGGAGCACGAACTGCTTGCTTATGCCACGGAAAAACTGTCGGCCGATCCATTGGTCAGGATTATAGGCACTGCTCCCGGAAAGGCCAGCCTGATCTCATTTCTGATTAACGGCATTCATCCTTACGATGCAGGTACCATCATCGACCACATGGGCATCGCGGTGCGCACAGGAACACACTGTACCCAGCCGCTGATGGACAGCCTCGGCATTTCGGGAACCATCAGGGCATCCTTTGCGTTTTACAATACTAAACAGGAGATCGACCGTCTGATGGAGGCCATTGATAAGGTGAAGGAATTTTTTCTGTAA
- the sufD gene encoding Fe-S cluster assembly protein SufD, with translation MDQVGSLNALNTGIMDGTTTNYNTRETLLKLFDERIASYALSDSPEVIAGRREAIAGFARSGFPHTKLEKWRNTDLSRVLNHGFTFPLAPQAADVDLEEIFRCEVPGFDTYMVAQLNGWFIERGNKLSQASQGVVVCSMEEAFEKHADLIAAHYGRYAPVHDNSLSALNTALSRDGVFIYVPDNVEVNEIIQIVNLVHSADPVFVQPRNLVILGRNSSLRLVHCDDSVDDQVGFINSVSEVVLSDNARLDHYKLQNKNDRSALINNVFFHLEAGANLSTNAISLNGGLIRNEVYVRLNGRGSHADILGVYLMDRDQHIDNQVFVDHAVPDCTSNELFKGILDDQASGVFNGHILVRKDAQRTNAYQNNKNILISDKAVIDSKPFLEIYADDVKCSHGATVGQLDSEAMFYLRSRGISADNARMLLMYAFAAEIVNKISIPQLKQRIDDLVKKRLRGELSICDQCVLHCNSREQKVSFEIDMSKI, from the coding sequence ATGGATCAGGTCGGAAGCCTGAATGCCCTAAATACAGGAATTATGGACGGAACAACAACCAATTACAATACCAGGGAAACTTTGCTTAAACTCTTTGATGAGCGCATTGCATCGTATGCCCTGTCAGATTCGCCTGAGGTGATTGCCGGGCGGCGTGAAGCCATTGCCGGGTTTGCACGCTCAGGATTTCCGCATACCAAACTCGAGAAATGGCGCAATACCGATTTGAGCAGGGTGCTGAATCATGGATTTACTTTTCCCCTGGCGCCGCAGGCAGCCGATGTTGATCTGGAAGAGATCTTCCGTTGCGAAGTGCCTGGATTCGATACTTATATGGTCGCCCAGCTCAACGGTTGGTTTATCGAAAGGGGCAATAAACTGTCACAGGCATCGCAGGGCGTGGTGGTATGCAGTATGGAAGAAGCCTTTGAAAAACACGCTGACCTTATTGCTGCGCATTATGGAAGATATGCTCCGGTTCATGATAACAGTCTGAGCGCGCTGAATACCGCCCTGTCGCGCGACGGAGTGTTTATTTATGTCCCTGATAATGTTGAAGTTAATGAAATCATACAGATTGTAAACCTGGTTCACTCGGCTGACCCTGTATTTGTGCAGCCCAGAAACCTGGTGATCCTTGGCAGGAACAGCAGCCTCCGCCTGGTACACTGCGACGATTCGGTGGACGATCAGGTGGGCTTTATCAATTCTGTGAGTGAAGTTGTACTTTCCGACAATGCCCGCCTTGATCATTATAAACTGCAGAACAAGAACGACCGGTCAGCGCTGATCAATAACGTCTTTTTTCATCTTGAAGCGGGCGCCAATCTTTCCACCAATGCTATCAGCCTCAACGGAGGACTTATCCGCAACGAGGTTTATGTAAGGCTGAATGGAAGGGGAAGTCACGCGGATATTCTCGGCGTTTACCTGATGGACAGGGATCAACACATCGACAATCAAGTGTTTGTTGATCATGCAGTGCCCGATTGTACAAGCAATGAACTTTTCAAGGGTATCCTTGACGATCAGGCCAGCGGCGTTTTCAACGGTCATATCCTGGTAAGAAAGGACGCCCAGCGTACCAATGCATACCAGAACAATAAAAATATCCTGATTTCGGATAAGGCCGTGATTGATTCAAAGCCTTTTCTCGAGATTTACGCCGACGATGTAAAGTGCAGCCATGGAGCTACCGTGGGCCAGCTCGACAGCGAAGCCATGTTTTACCTGCGGTCGAGAGGAATCAGTGCGGATAATGCCAGGATGCTGCTGATGTATGCCTTTGCTGCCGAGATTGTTAACAAAATCTCTATTCCTCAGTTGAAACAGCGGATCGATGATTTGGTGAAGAAACGTTTACGCGGCGAGCTTTCCATCTGTGATCAGTGTGTACTGCATTGTAATTCCAGGGAACAGAAGGTTTCTTTTGAAATTGACATGAGTAAAATCTGA
- the sufC gene encoding Fe-S cluster assembly ATPase SufC: MLSIKNLRVSIDGKEILKGINLEVRPGEVHAIMGPNGTGKSTLASVIAGRDIFEIEEGEILYKGKNLLEMAVEDRASEGIFLGFQYPVEIPGVSITNFMRTAVNEQRKYHGLDPMPANEFLAKMEEKKRMLDIHAKLANRSVNEGFSGGEKKKNEIFQMAMLEPSLAILDETDSGLDIDALKVVAGGVNKLRRPDNAFLVITHYQRLLEYIVPDIVHVLFDGRIVRSGGKELAMELEEKGYEWIRSEA, encoded by the coding sequence ATGCTTAGTATAAAAAACCTGCGGGTTTCCATTGATGGAAAGGAGATCCTGAAAGGGATCAATCTTGAAGTAAGGCCCGGAGAAGTGCACGCCATCATGGGCCCCAACGGAACCGGTAAGAGCACATTGGCTTCAGTCATAGCAGGCCGCGATATCTTTGAAATTGAAGAAGGAGAAATTCTTTACAAGGGCAAGAACCTGCTCGAGATGGCGGTGGAGGACCGTGCCAGTGAGGGGATATTTCTCGGATTCCAGTATCCTGTGGAAATTCCCGGGGTGAGCATCACCAACTTTATGCGTACAGCCGTCAACGAACAGCGTAAATATCACGGTCTTGATCCCATGCCGGCCAATGAGTTTCTGGCAAAAATGGAAGAGAAAAAGCGTATGCTCGATATCCATGCCAAGCTGGCCAACCGTTCGGTGAATGAAGGGTTCTCCGGAGGTGAGAAAAAGAAAAACGAGATTTTTCAGATGGCCATGCTGGAACCCAGTCTGGCGATACTTGATGAAACCGACTCGGGCCTTGATATTGACGCCCTGAAGGTTGTGGCCGGCGGAGTGAACAAGTTACGCAGGCCCGACAATGCCTTTCTGGTCATTACCCATTATCAGCGTTTGCTTGAGTATATCGTTCCGGATATTGTACACGTTTTGTTCGATGGACGGATTGTCCGCTCAGGCGGGAAGGAACTGGCCATGGAACTGGAAGAAAAGGGTTATGAATGGATCAGGTCGGAAGCCTGA
- the sufB gene encoding Fe-S cluster assembly protein SufB: MEKDPNNILDEVTQGEYKYGFYTDIEMETAPRGLSEDTIRFISAKKNEPEWLLEFRLNAYRKWLGMTEPTWAHLHHPPINYQDIIYYAAPKKKKELASLDEVDPELIETFNKLGISLEEQKRLTGVAVDAVIDSVSVKTTFSETLEKQGIIFCSFSEAVQKVPELVKQYMGTVVPSDDNYFAALNSAVFSDGSFCYIPKGVRCPIELSTYFRINAANTGQFERTLIIGDEGSYVSYMEGCTAPMRDENQLHAAIVEIIALKDAEVKYSTVQNWYPGNKQGEGGIYNFVTKRGICKGNNSKISWTQVETGSAITWKYPSVVLMGDHSVGEFYSVAVTNNYQQADTGSKMIHLGKNTKSTIISKGISAGYSNNSYRGLVKMTKRAENGRNFSQCDSLLLGDKCGAHTFPYIKTENKTSIVEHEATTSKISDDQLFYCNQRGISTESAIGLIVNGYAREVLKQLPMEFAVEAQKLLSISLEGSVG; this comes from the coding sequence ATGGAAAAGGACCCTAACAACATACTGGATGAAGTAACGCAGGGAGAGTACAAGTACGGTTTTTATACTGATATAGAGATGGAAACTGCCCCCAGGGGCTTGTCGGAAGACACCATCCGCTTTATTTCTGCCAAAAAGAATGAGCCGGAGTGGCTGCTTGAGTTCCGGCTGAATGCTTACCGCAAATGGCTCGGGATGACGGAACCCACCTGGGCACACCTGCACCATCCGCCCATCAACTATCAGGACATCATTTACTACGCTGCCCCGAAAAAGAAAAAAGAGCTGGCCAGCCTGGATGAGGTGGATCCCGAGCTGATTGAAACATTCAACAAACTCGGCATTTCACTTGAAGAGCAGAAACGTCTTACCGGTGTAGCCGTGGACGCGGTGATCGACTCGGTTTCGGTGAAAACCACTTTTTCGGAAACGCTTGAAAAACAGGGTATTATTTTCTGTTCATTCAGCGAGGCCGTACAAAAGGTTCCTGAACTTGTCAAGCAATACATGGGTACCGTTGTTCCGTCAGACGACAACTATTTTGCAGCCCTGAATTCGGCCGTTTTCAGTGACGGGTCATTCTGTTATATCCCCAAAGGGGTGCGTTGTCCCATTGAATTATCGACTTATTTCCGCATCAATGCCGCCAATACCGGTCAGTTTGAGCGTACGCTGATCATTGGTGATGAGGGCAGTTATGTGAGTTACATGGAAGGCTGTACGGCCCCCATGCGCGATGAGAACCAGCTGCACGCCGCCATTGTGGAGATCATCGCCCTGAAAGACGCCGAGGTGAAGTACTCGACCGTGCAAAACTGGTATCCCGGCAATAAGCAGGGCGAAGGCGGCATCTATAACTTTGTTACCAAACGTGGCATCTGCAAGGGAAACAATTCAAAGATATCGTGGACGCAGGTTGAAACCGGTTCGGCCATCACGTGGAAGTATCCCAGCGTGGTGCTGATGGGCGACCATTCGGTGGGCGAATTTTATTCGGTGGCGGTTACCAATAATTATCAGCAGGCCGATACGGGTTCAAAAATGATCCATCTGGGCAAGAACACCAAAAGCACCATTATCTCCAAGGGGATTTCTGCCGGATACAGCAACAACAGTTACCGCGGGCTGGTAAAGATGACCAAAAGGGCAGAAAATGGGCGTAATTTTTCGCAGTGCGACTCCCTGCTTTTAGGCGATAAATGCGGGGCACACACATTCCCCTATATCAAAACGGAAAACAAGACTTCTATTGTAGAGCATGAAGCAACCACTTCGAAAATTTCGGATGACCAGTTGTTTTATTGCAACCAGCGGGGCATCAGTACCGAAAGTGCCATAGGCCTGATTGTGAACGGCTACGCCCGGGAAGTGCTGAAGCAGTTACCCATGGAATTTGCCGTTGAGGCGCAGAAACTGCTCTCCATCAGCCTGGAGGGCAGCGTAGGTTAA
- the thiL gene encoding thiamine-phosphate kinase, whose protein sequence is MTEDISPKRTELSELGEFGLIDRLTAGLKPFNASTLKGVGDDCAVIDHGDHVSLITKDLLIEGVHFDLSYAPLKHLGYKAAAVNISDIVAMNGKAEQMLVGISVSNRFSVEALEELYAGIRLACERYKVDLVGGDTTSSVSGLFISITVIGRASKDEVVYRNTARQNDLICVSGDLGGAYMGLLLLEREKQVYKANPQMQPDLEGFDYILERQLKPEPRTDVLEKLRKAGIKPTAMIDISDGLASEILHIAKDSGLGCRIYENKIPVDIVTAEVAAEFQIDPVTAAMNGGEDYELLFTADVNDFEKLKELKGIHIIGHMTEKAEGEYLISEGGSLYPIEAQGFNHMRDKQA, encoded by the coding sequence ATGACTGAAGACATTTCGCCCAAACGCACAGAGCTCTCCGAGCTGGGTGAGTTTGGCCTGATTGACCGCCTTACGGCCGGGCTGAAACCTTTCAATGCCTCAACCCTGAAAGGCGTGGGCGATGATTGCGCCGTGATTGACCACGGCGATCATGTAAGCCTTATTACCAAGGACTTACTGATAGAAGGGGTACATTTCGACCTTTCGTATGCCCCCCTGAAACACCTGGGATACAAAGCCGCGGCAGTGAATATTTCCGATATTGTGGCTATGAATGGGAAAGCTGAGCAAATGCTGGTGGGGATTTCTGTTTCAAACCGCTTTTCGGTAGAAGCTCTCGAAGAGCTGTATGCAGGAATCCGTCTGGCCTGTGAACGCTATAAAGTTGACCTTGTCGGCGGCGACACCACCTCCTCGGTATCCGGTCTCTTTATTTCGATCACCGTTATTGGCCGGGCTTCAAAAGATGAAGTGGTTTACCGGAATACCGCCCGCCAGAACGACCTGATCTGCGTAAGCGGCGACCTTGGCGGCGCCTATATGGGGCTGTTGCTCCTCGAACGCGAAAAACAGGTATACAAGGCCAATCCCCAGATGCAGCCCGACCTGGAAGGATTCGACTATATCCTTGAAAGACAACTGAAGCCGGAGCCAAGAACGGATGTGCTTGAAAAACTCAGAAAAGCCGGGATCAAGCCCACAGCCATGATTGATATCTCCGACGGTTTGGCTTCGGAAATCCTCCATATAGCAAAAGACTCCGGCTTGGGCTGCAGGATTTACGAAAACAAGATTCCCGTGGATATTGTAACCGCAGAAGTTGCCGCGGAATTTCAGATTGATCCCGTTACTGCAGCCATGAACGGAGGTGAAGATTATGAACTGCTCTTTACCGCCGATGTGAATGACTTTGAAAAACTTAAAGAACTTAAAGGCATCCACATCATTGGCCATATGACTGAAAAAGCAGAAGGCGAATACCTGATCAGCGAGGGTGGCAGCCTTTATCCTATTGAAGCGCAGGGATTCAATCACATGCGCGACAAACAGGCATAA